The stretch of DNA GCAGGAAGGTGACGGTGAGCAGCGCGGGAATGGTGAGGAAGGTGGTCACGAGCACCACCTCGCGGACCATCACCTCACCGGTGCGGTACTGGGTGGCGTAGTTGAAGACGTTCTGGGCCGTGGGCAGGGCCGCCAGCACGACGACGGAGAACAGGCTGGAGGCGTCCAGGTCGAAGACCAGGGCGCCCAGGGCCCACGCCGCCAGCGGCTGGACCACGGACTTGAGCGCCACGGCGAACAGCATCGGCACCCGTTCGGGGCCCCGGCCGGGGAACGGGCTGCCGTGCAGGGAGATCCCGAAGGCCAGCAGCATGGCGGGGACGGCCATGCCGCCGATCAGGTGGAAGGGCTCCATCAGGGGTTCGGGCGGCACCCAGCCCGAGGCGGAGACGGCCACGCCCGCCAGCGACGCGATCACCACGGGGTTGCGGACCGGCGTGCCCAGCGCCCGCCGGAAGACGGGGCCCACCCCGCGCACGTCGCCGTCGGCCAGGTCCAGGAGGGTGAGGCCGACCGGGGCCAGGACCAGGAGCTGCGTGAGCAGGATGGGCGCGACCAGGGACGCGTCGCCGAGCACGTAGACGGAGATGGGGATGCCCAGGTTGCCCGCGTTGACGTACGAGGAGGCGAGCGCGCCGACCGTGGTCGGTCCGACGCCCTGGCGCCGGACGAGCCCGAACACGACGAAGGCGAACGCCACGACGGCCACGCTGATGACGCTGACCAGGACCGGACCGGACACCAGGACGGAGAGGTCGACGTCGGCCAGGATCGTGAATAGCAGCGCGGGGCTGGCCACGTAGAAGGCGAGCTTGCTGAGCACCTCCCTGGCCCCCGGGCCGAGGAGCGGGATGCGCCCGAGCATGTAGCCGATGACGACGATGCTGGTGATGACACCGAAACCGATCAAGACCCCGGACAAGAGGCGCCCCCACTGCGCACGCGCGACACAACCCGAAGACGCTATCCGAGGTCGGGTTCCGGCGATACGTCCCAGATCACACCGGTGTGTGCCTTCTTTGGTCTAAGGCGAGGTTCGCCGTGCGCGGCGGGGGTTTCGGAACGCGGCCCCTCCCGGGACGGTACGGGTTTCGGCGCGGCGCCTCACTCCGCGGGCTCCTCCGGATCGGGGGACGGTGAGGGCTCCTCCTCGGCTGCCTCCTCCTCCGCCTCCCGGGCGGCCTCCTCCGCGGCCTCCTCCTCGGCCAGGCGCTCGGCCTCGGCCTCGGCGCGGTCCGCGGCGCGGGTCGTGCAGACCTCCTCGGCGGCGGACGCGGAGCCGTCCACGGCGATCACCGTGAAGCAGTACTCCATGCCGGTGTAGCCGGTGGCGACCTGCGCGGTCACCACGCCGGGGCCGGTCCGGGCCAGGGTGGCGGCCTCGTGGCCGAAGGGGCCGCCCAGCACGAAGAAGGAGGCGGTGCCGCCGCTGTTGTCGGTCCAGCTGAGTTCGACGGCGTTGAGGCTGTCCGCCAGGACGACGCCGGTCGGCGCGGAGACCTCGGGCGGCGCCGAGGGGTCGACGACCGGTTCGGCGGCCTCCTCGTCCGCCGCGGGCTCCGGTTCGGCCTCCTGCTCGGCGGCCGCGACGACCGGGGCCGGTGACTCCAGCGCGGCGAACACCCCGGAGACGCTGGTGACCACGAGGATGCCGCACACGGTCACGGCGATGTGGAGGTGGCGGCGCCACCGCGGCTGGTGCTGTTCGGTCTCGGGCACGGGACCCCAGGAGGGGGTGTCGTCCTCGGTCCGCGTGGACTCGTCCACGGGCAGGGCGGAGGATTCGGCGGTGCCCGTCCAGCCCTCCAGACGCGACCAGGCGCGCAGCGCGGAGATCTCCTCGCCGCGCAGCTTGGCCATCATGATCTCGGCGGTGCCGCCCGCGTCGACGGCCGGGAGCCTGCTCCCCTCCAGCCCGGTGGGCCGGGGCCTGAGTTCCCGTGACGGCTGCGGCCGGGGCTGTTGCGGTCCGGTCGCCGGGTGCCGGGCCGCCTCCCCGGGGAACGGCGGCGGTGCGTGCGGCGGGACGTGCGGCGCGGCGGGCGCGTGCGAGGTCTGGGGGCCCGAGGGTCGGAACCAGGCCGTGGCGGGCGGGTTCTGCGGACCCGAGGACGGGAGGGCGGGGGAGGGCGGGGTGTCCGTGCCGGGCGGGGTCTGCGGTCCGGGAGGCGCCGGGGGAGGGGTCCGGGGGCCCGTCCAGGGGGTGTAGGCGTCCTGCTGGGGGCCAGCGGCGTACGGCGGAGGCGGGAGCTGGGGTCCGGTGTGCGGGGTCCGCGTGTCCGTGGTCGGGGGCTGGAAGTCCTCCATGGGCGTCTGGGCGCCGGACATGGGGATCTGCGGCCCCGACATGGGCGTCTGGGGTCCGCTCATCGGCGCTTGGGGGCCGGACACGGGCACCTGGGGCGGTGCCGTCGGGTGCTGGGGTCCGGTGTGCGGGGTCCGCGTGTCCGTGGTCGGGGGCTGGAAGTCCTCCATGGGCGTCTGGGCGCCGGACATGGGGACCTGCGGCCCCGACATCGGCGCCTGCGCACCGCTCAGGGGCTCCTGGCCGCCGGTCGCGCCCAGCGTCGTGGCGGCCCGGGACGTGCGCGCCTGCTCGAAGGCCGAGGCGAACGCCGCCGGGGTCGCGAAGCGCTCCTCGGGCAGCTTGGCCAGCGCGCGGGTGAGCACACCCCGCAGCTTGCGGGAGATGTCGGCGCGGGGAACCGGCTTGGGGTCCTGCGTCAGGACGCGCTCGGCGTAACCGCGGGGGTCGAACGGCGTTCCGTCCGTCGATGAGAACGGCGTGTACCCCACCAGCATCGTCCAGACGGTGGACGCCAGCTGGTAGACGTCGGAGGCGGGCGTACGCGGCTCGCCCCGCAGCGCCTCGGGCGCCGCGTGCAGGAACGACTCCGTCGCCGGGTCGGGCGGGGGCAGGGCCTCCCCGGACCGGTGGACGGAACCGAAACCGGTCAGCACCGGTGTCCGGCCCGCACGCAGGATGTTGCCGGGGCACACGTCCCCGTGCAGCAGCCCGCGCCCGTGCATCGACCCCAGCGCGGCCGCCACACTCCGAGAGACGGCCGCCGCCTCCTGGACCGGAGCGGGTCCCCTCCGGGCGAGCATGTCGCCGAAGGAGCCGTCCGCGTAGAACGGCAGCACCACGAACAGGTCGCCCTCGGCGGTGGTCCCCGCGTCCAGCAGGGGGACCACACCGGGAACCCCGCTGAGCTCGCGCAGCTGGTTCAGCTCGGCGCGCCCCAGGTGCTCGGGCAGGACCTTGAGCACGACGTCGGCACCGCTCGTGGAGC from Nocardiopsis dassonvillei subsp. dassonvillei DSM 43111 encodes:
- a CDS encoding serine/threonine protein kinase, producing the protein MSGSEHAAWAPGYGNPALLRQGRRARIVRATRSTSGADVVLKVLPEHLGRAELNQLRELSGVPGVVPLLDAGTTAEGDLFVVLPFYADGSFGDMLARRGPAPVQEAAAVSRSVAAALGSMHGRGLLHGDVCPGNILRAGRTPVLTGFGSVHRSGEALPPPDPATESFLHAAPEALRGEPRTPASDVYQLASTVWTMLVGYTPFSSTDGTPFDPRGYAERVLTQDPKPVPRADISRKLRGVLTRALAKLPEERFATPAAFASAFEQARTSRAATTLGATGGQEPLSGAQAPMSGPQVPMSGAQTPMEDFQPPTTDTRTPHTGPQHPTAPPQVPVSGPQAPMSGPQTPMSGPQIPMSGAQTPMEDFQPPTTDTRTPHTGPQLPPPPYAAGPQQDAYTPWTGPRTPPPAPPGPQTPPGTDTPPSPALPSSGPQNPPATAWFRPSGPQTSHAPAAPHVPPHAPPPFPGEAARHPATGPQQPRPQPSRELRPRPTGLEGSRLPAVDAGGTAEIMMAKLRGEEISALRAWSRLEGWTGTAESSALPVDESTRTEDDTPSWGPVPETEQHQPRWRRHLHIAVTVCGILVVTSVSGVFAALESPAPVVAAAEQEAEPEPAADEEAAEPVVDPSAPPEVSAPTGVVLADSLNAVELSWTDNSGGTASFFVLGGPFGHEAATLARTGPGVVTAQVATGYTGMEYCFTVIAVDGSASAAEEVCTTRAADRAEAEAERLAEEEAAEEAAREAEEEAAEEEPSPSPDPEEPAE
- a CDS encoding AEC family transporter, which translates into the protein MSGVLIGFGVITSIVVIGYMLGRIPLLGPGAREVLSKLAFYVASPALLFTILADVDLSVLVSGPVLVSVISVAVVAFAFVVFGLVRRQGVGPTTVGALASSYVNAGNLGIPISVYVLGDASLVAPILLTQLLVLAPVGLTLLDLADGDVRGVGPVFRRALGTPVRNPVVIASLAGVAVSASGWVPPEPLMEPFHLIGGMAVPAMLLAFGISLHGSPFPGRGPERVPMLFAVALKSVVQPLAAWALGALVFDLDASSLFSVVVLAALPTAQNVFNYATQYRTGEVMVREVVLVTTFLTIPALLTVTFLLG